One genomic segment of Gaiellales bacterium includes these proteins:
- a CDS encoding winged helix-turn-helix domain-containing protein has translation MPGDADIAAVGALLGDRARTRILAALGDGRALAASVLAVEAGVAASTASEHLGRLVDGGLLVCERHGRHRYYRIAGPDVASLLEAMARLAPPAPATSLREGTKAHALRVARTCYDHLAGQVGTGLMAAMIDAGLIAGGDGVYHPRAARDDRLSAFGRDVDYVLTERGAGVLAGLGVDLDGAAASRRPFVRYCVDWSEQRHHLAGALGAAVHDRIVGLGWVRPQPRGRAVWLTPAGARGLEDTFGFAPDAGWVHRPARVAQRTIARTG, from the coding sequence GGCGACGGCCGGGCGCTCGCTGCAAGCGTGCTCGCGGTCGAGGCGGGAGTCGCCGCCTCGACCGCGAGCGAGCACCTCGGCCGGCTCGTCGACGGCGGCCTGCTCGTCTGCGAGCGCCATGGCCGCCACCGCTACTACCGCATCGCCGGCCCGGACGTTGCCAGCCTGCTCGAGGCGATGGCCCGGCTGGCGCCGCCGGCGCCGGCGACGTCGCTGCGCGAGGGGACGAAGGCGCACGCGCTGCGGGTCGCCCGCACCTGCTACGACCACCTTGCCGGCCAGGTCGGCACGGGCCTGATGGCGGCGATGATCGACGCCGGGCTGATCGCCGGCGGCGACGGCGTGTACCACCCCCGCGCCGCCCGCGACGACCGGCTCTCGGCGTTCGGGCGCGACGTCGACTACGTCCTCACCGAACGCGGCGCCGGCGTGCTCGCCGGCCTCGGCGTCGACCTGGACGGCGCCGCCGCCTCGCGGCGACCCTTCGTGCGCTACTGCGTGGACTGGAGCGAGCAGCGGCATCACCTCGCCGGCGCGCTCGGCGCCGCCGTCCACGACCGCATCGTCGGGCTCGGCTGGGTCCGGCCGCAGCCGCGGGGCCGGGCTGTCTGGCTGACGCCGGCCGGTGCCCGGGGCCTCGAGGACACGTTCGGGTTCGCTCCCGACGCCGGCTGGGTGCACCGACCCGCCCGCGTTGCCCAGCGGACGATCGCCCGAACCGGATGA
- a CDS encoding EAL domain-containing protein, with protein sequence MASPARQHALFALARALLSTLDPDEVARRFDAHVPDLVGGAAQVWLLDETDRLRRLGEPAETRSLEPAWREAIASGRPQQTAGTFLVPLGCDEQTAGLIEIAGASAADLASGGMGFWRDLGGLVGEAVRNAERHRATEEELRRFRALVEQMPAITYVDRAISGEPIYVSPQLEALSGVPLEQWYDGTDGWSERVHPDDRDRAAAAYREAVTSGTPYRDEYRLLDADGNERWFHDRTVVVRDAQGAPLEIQGVIHDITDRKKAEQDLVDSEARLRAAEGRYRTLVEQLPLAIYVNDLDDAATPLYRSPATETITGRAPEEWTANPALLAEIVHPDDRERVLAELAAATTDATPLSTEYRIVRADGSIVWVLDESAVVHDEEAGRPRRQGYLLDMTAHRSVEEQLAHVAEHDPLTGLPNWAMFQQRVREAVDRAEKAGRGAAVLLVDLDDFKLVNDSFGHAAGDALVVEAARRLVEAVEDASAVSRLGGDEFAILLADLDPGRGGGGTGLAADAMADRVRAALRAPAEIAGTEIYCPASVGISLYPEDAADPAELLKRADTALFQAKAAGRDGQRRFTRPSDDALEQLAMTGRLRRAIEDGRLVLHYQPLVDLATGAIVGVEALVRWQDGNRLVMPGSFIPLAERTGLIGPMSKWVIAEACRQNRTWRDAGIDLYVSVNLPPTFWEPAAMGEVVETIESYGLPPDRMMIEITESAFMNAPQRNEPVLDEIRGCGLRLAIDDFGTGESSLGRLTQMAVTTLKIDRSFVADLPGDHARVLVSTMIRMCDGLGLQPLAEGIETEEQRAFLLEQGCPLGQGYLFSKPVPAADIERIVRGLADAA encoded by the coding sequence GTGGCGTCCCCCGCACGTCAACACGCGCTTTTCGCGCTCGCGCGCGCGCTCCTCTCCACGCTCGATCCGGACGAGGTCGCACGAAGGTTCGACGCGCATGTCCCCGACCTCGTCGGCGGGGCGGCGCAGGTATGGCTGCTGGACGAAACGGATCGCCTGCGCCGGCTGGGCGAGCCGGCCGAGACCCGTTCGCTCGAGCCCGCCTGGCGGGAGGCGATCGCGAGCGGCCGCCCGCAGCAGACCGCCGGGACGTTCCTCGTCCCGCTCGGGTGTGACGAGCAGACCGCCGGCCTGATCGAGATCGCGGGAGCGTCGGCCGCCGACCTGGCGTCGGGCGGCATGGGCTTCTGGCGCGACCTCGGCGGCCTCGTCGGCGAGGCGGTGCGCAACGCCGAGCGCCATCGCGCCACGGAGGAGGAGCTGCGCCGATTTCGCGCCCTGGTCGAGCAGATGCCCGCCATCACCTACGTCGACCGGGCGATCTCGGGCGAGCCGATCTACGTCAGCCCGCAGCTCGAGGCGCTCTCCGGGGTCCCCCTGGAGCAGTGGTACGACGGCACCGACGGCTGGTCGGAGCGCGTCCACCCGGACGACCGCGACCGCGCCGCCGCGGCCTACCGCGAGGCGGTCACGTCCGGGACGCCGTACCGCGACGAGTACCGCCTCCTCGACGCCGACGGCAACGAGCGCTGGTTCCACGACCGCACGGTCGTCGTCCGCGACGCGCAGGGGGCGCCGCTCGAGATCCAGGGCGTCATCCACGACATCACCGATCGCAAGAAGGCCGAGCAGGACCTGGTCGACTCCGAGGCGCGGCTGCGCGCCGCCGAGGGCCGCTACCGCACGCTCGTCGAGCAGCTGCCGCTCGCGATCTACGTGAACGACCTCGACGACGCCGCCACCCCGCTCTACCGCAGCCCTGCGACCGAGACGATCACGGGCCGCGCGCCGGAGGAGTGGACGGCCAATCCGGCGCTGCTCGCCGAGATCGTCCATCCCGACGACCGCGAGCGCGTGCTCGCCGAGCTGGCGGCGGCGACCACCGACGCCACCCCGCTCTCCACCGAGTACCGCATCGTGCGCGCCGACGGGAGCATCGTCTGGGTGCTCGACGAGTCGGCCGTCGTGCACGACGAGGAGGCCGGCCGGCCGCGCCGCCAGGGCTACCTGCTCGACATGACCGCGCACCGCAGCGTCGAGGAGCAGCTCGCCCACGTCGCCGAGCACGACCCGCTCACCGGCCTGCCCAACTGGGCCATGTTCCAGCAGCGGGTGCGCGAGGCCGTCGACCGCGCGGAGAAGGCCGGGCGGGGCGCCGCGGTGCTGCTCGTCGATCTGGACGATTTCAAGCTCGTGAACGACAGCTTCGGCCACGCCGCGGGCGACGCGCTCGTGGTGGAGGCCGCCCGCCGGCTCGTCGAGGCCGTCGAGGATGCGAGCGCCGTCTCCCGCCTGGGCGGCGACGAGTTCGCCATCCTCCTGGCCGATCTCGATCCCGGCCGCGGCGGCGGCGGCACGGGGCTGGCCGCCGACGCGATGGCCGACCGGGTGCGGGCGGCGCTGCGCGCGCCGGCCGAGATCGCCGGCACCGAGATCTACTGCCCCGCCAGCGTCGGCATCAGCCTCTACCCCGAGGATGCCGCCGACCCGGCCGAGCTCCTGAAGCGCGCCGACACCGCGCTCTTCCAGGCCAAGGCCGCCGGCCGTGACGGCCAGCGCCGCTTCACCCGTCCGTCGGACGACGCGCTCGAGCAGCTGGCGATGACCGGGCGGCTGCGGCGCGCGATCGAGGACGGCCGGCTCGTGCTCCACTACCAGCCGCTGGTCGACCTCGCGACCGGCGCGATCGTCGGCGTCGAGGCGCTGGTGCGCTGGCAGGACGGCAATCGTCTCGTCATGCCGGGCTCCTTCATCCCGCTGGCCGAGCGCACCGGCCTGATCGGGCCGATGTCGAAGTGGGTCATCGCCGAGGCCTGCCGCCAGAACCGGACATGGCGCGACGCCGGCATCGACCTGTACGTCTCGGTGAACCTGCCGCCGACGTTCTGGGAGCCGGCCGCGATGGGCGAGGTCGTCGAGACCATCGAGTCGTACGGCCTGCCGCCCGACCGGATGATGATCGAGATCACCGAGTCCGCCTTCATGAACGCGCCGCAGCGCAACGAGCCGGTGCTGGACGAGATCCGCGGCTGCGGCCTGCGCCTTGCGATCGACGACTTCGGCACCGGGGAGTCGTCGCTCGGCCGGCTCACCCAGATGGCCGTGACGACGCTCAAGATCGACCGCTCGTTCGTCGCCGACCTGCCCGGCGACCACGCCCGCGTGCTCGTCTCGACGATGATCCGGATGTGCGACGGCCTCGGTCTGCAGCCGCTGGCCGAGGGCATCGAGACCGAGGAGCAGCGTGCCTTCCTGCTCGAGCAGGGCTGTCCGCTCGGCCAGGGCTACCTGTTCAGCAAGCCGGTGCCGGCCGCGGACATCGAGCGGATCGTCCGCGGCCTCGCCGACGCGGCCTAG
- a CDS encoding NifU family protein, whose product METVMNVTDAAVEKAVMVRARETDPERYALWVEVVGVESGEYAYDLSLQPLAEAPADASVTDLGRISLVIPAESVELLRGATLDRQGDLATGGLVIHNRTPPSPAIGVPESVDLSGDVAQQLIQVLEQQINPAIAAHGGSAELVAVDESTAYLRLGGGCVGCGMVSVTLRQGIEVALREAVPVITRVIDVTDHASGTNPYYEPAKK is encoded by the coding sequence GTGGAGACCGTGATGAACGTGACCGATGCGGCGGTCGAGAAGGCCGTGATGGTGCGGGCGCGCGAGACCGATCCGGAGCGCTACGCGCTGTGGGTGGAGGTGGTCGGCGTCGAGAGCGGCGAGTACGCCTACGACCTGTCGCTGCAGCCGCTCGCGGAGGCGCCGGCCGACGCCAGCGTGACCGACCTCGGCCGGATCTCGCTCGTCATCCCGGCCGAGAGCGTCGAGCTCCTGCGCGGGGCGACGCTCGACCGCCAGGGCGACCTCGCCACCGGCGGCCTCGTCATCCACAACCGCACACCGCCCAGCCCCGCGATCGGCGTTCCGGAGTCGGTCGACCTCTCCGGCGACGTCGCCCAGCAGCTGATCCAGGTGCTCGAGCAGCAGATCAACCCCGCCATCGCGGCGCACGGCGGCAGCGCCGAGCTCGTCGCCGTCGATGAGAGCACGGCCTACCTGCGCCTCGGTGGCGGCTGCGTCGGCTGCGGCATGGTCTCCGTGACCTTGCGCCAGGGCATCGAGGTGGCGCTGCGCGAGGCGGTGCCGGTCATCACCCGGGTCATCGACGTGACCGACCACGCCTCGGGCACGAACCCCTACTACGAGCCCGCCAAGAAGTAG